A region from the Desulfoglaeba alkanexedens ALDC genome encodes:
- the pheS gene encoding phenylalanine--tRNA ligase subunit alpha, with amino-acid sequence MEQAVRDLLRKASEAVESAGGDVRRLDGLRVAYLGRKGELTRLFKQLAQAAPEDRPRLGKVLNEAKEHLEGILNQALQRAKAAEAGSADRIDVTLPGRRPLRGHLHPITQVTLEIESIFHRLGFETVEGPEVELDYYNFEALNIPRDHPARDMQDTFYVSEDVVLRTHTSPIQVRTMEKRRPPIRVIAPGKAYRCDSDVTHTPMFHQVEGLMVGENISFGDLKGILTVFVQQMFGPHVGLRFRPSFFPFTEPSAEVDIQCVMCRGSGCRVCSQSGWLEILGSGMVDPEVFRMVGYDPEQITGFAFGMGIERIAMLKFGIDDLRLFFENDLRFLSQF; translated from the coding sequence ATGGAACAGGCGGTTCGCGATCTTCTTCGGAAAGCCTCCGAAGCGGTTGAATCCGCGGGCGGCGATGTCAGACGCCTCGACGGCCTGCGCGTAGCCTACCTCGGTCGGAAGGGTGAACTGACCCGCCTTTTCAAACAACTGGCACAGGCCGCCCCGGAAGATCGGCCGAGGCTGGGCAAGGTGCTCAACGAAGCGAAGGAGCACCTGGAAGGCATCCTGAACCAGGCGCTTCAGCGGGCCAAGGCCGCCGAAGCCGGATCCGCCGACCGTATCGACGTGACCCTTCCCGGGCGGCGGCCGCTCCGCGGGCACCTTCACCCCATCACCCAGGTCACCCTGGAAATCGAATCCATCTTTCACCGGCTGGGTTTTGAAACCGTTGAAGGCCCGGAAGTCGAACTGGACTATTACAATTTCGAGGCCTTGAACATCCCGAGGGATCACCCGGCGCGGGACATGCAAGACACCTTCTATGTGTCCGAAGACGTGGTGCTCAGGACGCACACGTCTCCCATCCAGGTCCGGACCATGGAGAAGCGGCGTCCTCCCATCCGCGTCATTGCGCCGGGCAAGGCCTACCGGTGCGATTCGGACGTGACCCACACGCCCATGTTCCACCAGGTGGAAGGCCTGATGGTGGGTGAGAACATTTCCTTCGGAGATCTCAAGGGAATCCTCACCGTTTTCGTGCAGCAGATGTTCGGCCCCCATGTGGGGCTCCGCTTTCGCCCCAGTTTCTTTCCATTCACCGAACCCAGCGCCGAAGTGGACATTCAGTGCGTCATGTGCCGGGGCAGCGGCTGCCGCGTGTGTTCGCAGAGCGGTTGGCTGGAGATTCTGGGTTCCGGCATGGTCGATCCGGAGGTCTTCAGGATGGTGGGCTACGATCCTGAACAGATCACGGGGTTCGCCTTTGGGATGGGCATTGAACGCATCGCCATGTTGAAATTCGGAATCGACGACCTCCGTCTCTTCTTCGAAAACGACCTGAGGTTTCTCAGCCAGTTTTGA
- the rplT gene encoding 50S ribosomal protein L20, producing MPRVKKAVKSRRRRKKVLDMAKGYRGGRGKLLRTAKETVERGLQFAYRDRRAKKRDFRSLWIVRINAAARMHGMSYSQFMNGLKKADVAIDRKVLAGLAVSDPEAFARLARIAKEAA from the coding sequence ATGCCACGAGTCAAGAAGGCGGTCAAATCCCGCCGGCGTCGCAAAAAAGTCCTCGACATGGCCAAAGGATACCGCGGCGGGCGCGGCAAGCTCCTTCGGACCGCCAAGGAAACGGTGGAACGCGGCTTGCAATTCGCCTACCGCGATCGGCGGGCCAAGAAGAGGGATTTCCGGAGCCTGTGGATCGTTCGGATCAACGCCGCCGCCCGGATGCACGGGATGAGTTATTCGCAGTTCATGAACGGCCTGAAGAAGGCCGACGTGGCTATCGACCGGAAGGTTCTGGCGGGGCTCGCGGTGTCCGATCCCGAAGCCTTCGCCCGGCTCGCCCGGATCGCCAAGGAAGCGGCTTGA
- the infC gene encoding translation initiation factor IF-3 produces the protein MSKQQENVNEKIRALQVRVIGSDGSQLGILPIKQALEIAREEGLDLVEVAPNAEPPVCKVMDYGKYKYQQSKRSQEAKKKQTVIQVKEVKLRPKTDEHDVQVKLSYIRRFLAQKDKAKVTVLFRGREIAYIDRGRMVLDRILQELQDEVVVELPPKMEGRNLVMILAPKG, from the coding sequence CTGAGCAAGCAGCAGGAAAACGTGAATGAGAAGATCCGGGCGCTCCAGGTCCGAGTGATCGGTTCGGACGGGAGCCAGCTGGGCATCTTGCCGATCAAGCAGGCCTTGGAAATCGCCCGCGAGGAAGGGCTGGATCTCGTGGAAGTCGCCCCTAACGCGGAGCCCCCGGTCTGCAAGGTCATGGACTATGGCAAATACAAGTACCAGCAGAGCAAACGAAGCCAGGAAGCCAAGAAGAAGCAGACTGTCATCCAGGTGAAGGAAGTCAAGCTCCGCCCGAAGACCGACGAGCACGACGTGCAGGTCAAGCTTAGCTACATCCGGCGTTTCCTGGCGCAAAAGGACAAGGCCAAGGTCACCGTGCTCTTCCGCGGGCGCGAGATCGCCTACATCGATCGGGGAAGGATGGTGCTCGACCGCATACTCCAGGAGCTTCAGGATGAAGTGGTAGTGGAACTTCCTCCCAAGATGGAAGGGCGGAACCTGGTGATGATCCTGGCGCCGAAGGGCTGA
- the rpmI gene encoding 50S ribosomal protein L35, with amino-acid sequence MPKLKTNRGAAKRFRVTGSGKFARARANKSHILTKKTRQRKRRLRRSTLVDAANVTAVRRMLPYL; translated from the coding sequence ATGCCCAAACTCAAGACCAATCGCGGAGCGGCCAAGCGGTTTCGCGTGACCGGCAGCGGGAAGTTCGCCCGCGCGCGGGCCAACAAGAGTCACATCCTGACGAAGAAGACCCGCCAACGCAAACGCCGGTTGCGCCGGTCCACGCTGGTCGATGCGGCGAACGTGACGGCCGTCCGCCGGATGCTGCCGTACCTGTAA
- a CDS encoding CDP-alcohol phosphatidyltransferase family protein, with amino-acid sequence MTIPNLITLIRILLTPVLIWLLLDARLGEALAVFFVAGVTDGLDGFIARVFHQKSRLGAYLDPLADKLLLVSSFILLGHLDLLPDWLVIITVSRDALIVIGVLTLMFHQVPVAIHPSLLSKLTTLVQILTVMAILAAPYFSPLLWVTQGLISATAAFSVASGLHYIVYGLRLWDAARNGDKEQA; translated from the coding sequence TCCTGCTCACCCCTGTGCTGATTTGGCTTCTGCTGGACGCACGACTGGGAGAGGCTCTGGCGGTCTTCTTCGTAGCCGGGGTCACCGACGGGCTGGACGGATTCATCGCCCGCGTGTTCCACCAAAAAAGCCGACTGGGGGCCTACCTGGATCCCCTGGCGGACAAGCTCCTCCTGGTCAGTTCCTTCATCCTCCTCGGCCACCTGGACCTGCTTCCCGACTGGCTCGTGATCATCACCGTGAGCCGGGACGCCCTCATCGTGATCGGCGTCCTCACGCTCATGTTTCACCAGGTTCCCGTGGCCATTCACCCGTCGCTCTTGAGCAAGCTCACCACGCTGGTGCAGATCCTGACGGTCATGGCGATTCTCGCCGCCCCCTATTTTTCGCCTCTCCTTTGGGTGACGCAGGGCCTCATTTCCGCTACGGCCGCGTTTTCGGTGGCGAGCGGCCTCCACTACATCGTGTACGGTCTGCGACTCTGGGACGCGGCCCGTAACGGCGACAAGGAGCAGGCTTGA
- the thrS gene encoding threonine--tRNA ligase — METVKIEFPGGERRDFPKGTTVKEVLAAAGGKPDGWVAAKVNGRLVDLAAPITEGAMVEAVRIDSPEGLEILRHSASHVMAQAVKKLFPEAKVAIGPAIENGFYYDFQVDRPFTTEDLEKIEAAMKEIIQARIPFRRRELPREEAIRLFEQRKETYKVELLQELEAPTVSIYEQGDFVDLCRGPHVPDTGFIKAYKLISVAGAYWRGDERNVMLQRIYGTAFPDGKALKKYLNFLEEAQRRDHRRLGRELDLFSFSDEVGAGMVIYHPKGALLRHILEAFEKREHLKRGYQMVIGPTLLKTELWKRSGHFDNYRENMYFTEIDNQSYGIKPMNCLAHMLIYKSKVRSYRDLPIRYFELGTVHRHEKSGVLHGLLRVRQFTQDDAHILCMPEQLNAEIQAIIDFVIEVMDLFGFSYEMEVSTRPEKSIGTEEDWERATRALIGALEGKGLPYTICHGEGAFYGPKIDVKLKDALERRWQCATIQCDFTLPERFDLTYVGADGERHRPVMLHRVILGALERFIGVLIEHYAGAFPSWLAPVQAVVVTVTDRQLEFARNVHAELRALGVRVELDERNEKLGFKIREAQMQKIPYMLVVGDQEVEAGGVRPRRRDGKSLDITTPREFAELLEQECREATGGRVGLGMI; from the coding sequence TTGGAAACAGTTAAGATCGAGTTTCCCGGCGGCGAACGGCGTGATTTTCCCAAGGGTACCACCGTCAAGGAGGTGCTCGCGGCCGCGGGCGGAAAGCCGGACGGCTGGGTGGCCGCCAAGGTGAACGGCCGCCTGGTGGACCTCGCCGCGCCCATAACCGAAGGCGCCATGGTGGAAGCGGTGCGGATCGATTCGCCGGAAGGGCTTGAAATCCTGCGGCACAGCGCGTCTCATGTCATGGCCCAGGCCGTCAAGAAGCTCTTTCCCGAGGCGAAGGTCGCCATCGGGCCGGCGATAGAAAACGGTTTCTACTACGACTTCCAAGTGGACCGGCCCTTCACCACGGAAGATCTGGAAAAGATCGAAGCGGCCATGAAGGAAATCATCCAGGCGCGGATTCCCTTCCGGCGCCGGGAACTTCCCCGGGAAGAGGCGATCCGGCTGTTCGAGCAGCGAAAGGAAACGTACAAGGTGGAGTTGCTGCAGGAACTGGAAGCCCCCACGGTTTCCATCTACGAGCAGGGCGATTTCGTGGATCTTTGCCGGGGACCCCACGTTCCGGACACGGGTTTCATCAAGGCGTACAAGCTCATCTCCGTCGCCGGAGCCTACTGGCGCGGCGACGAACGCAACGTCATGCTCCAGCGCATCTATGGCACGGCGTTTCCGGACGGAAAGGCCCTCAAGAAGTACCTCAACTTCCTCGAGGAAGCCCAGCGGCGCGATCACCGACGCTTGGGACGCGAACTGGACCTGTTCAGCTTCTCCGACGAAGTCGGGGCCGGCATGGTCATCTACCATCCCAAGGGGGCGCTGCTCCGTCACATTCTGGAAGCCTTCGAAAAGCGGGAACACCTGAAGCGGGGCTATCAGATGGTGATCGGCCCCACGCTCCTCAAGACGGAACTCTGGAAGCGTTCCGGCCATTTCGACAATTACCGGGAAAACATGTATTTCACGGAAATCGACAACCAGTCCTACGGCATCAAGCCCATGAACTGCCTGGCTCACATGCTCATTTACAAGTCGAAGGTGAGGAGTTATCGGGATCTGCCGATTCGTTACTTCGAGCTGGGCACGGTGCATCGCCACGAAAAGTCCGGGGTGCTCCACGGTCTGCTTCGCGTCCGTCAGTTCACCCAGGACGATGCCCACATTCTGTGCATGCCGGAACAGCTGAACGCGGAAATTCAAGCGATCATCGATTTCGTTATCGAGGTGATGGACCTTTTCGGCTTTTCATACGAAATGGAAGTGAGCACACGGCCCGAGAAGTCTATTGGAACGGAAGAGGACTGGGAGCGGGCCACCAGGGCCCTCATCGGAGCGCTGGAAGGGAAGGGGCTTCCCTACACGATCTGCCACGGTGAAGGGGCGTTCTACGGGCCCAAGATCGACGTGAAACTCAAAGACGCCCTGGAACGGCGATGGCAGTGCGCGACCATCCAGTGCGACTTCACGCTTCCCGAACGCTTCGATCTCACATATGTGGGCGCCGACGGGGAACGGCACCGGCCCGTGATGCTGCACCGGGTGATCCTGGGGGCGCTGGAACGGTTCATCGGTGTTCTCATCGAGCACTACGCGGGAGCCTTTCCGTCTTGGCTGGCTCCAGTCCAAGCGGTGGTGGTGACGGTCACGGACCGCCAGCTGGAATTTGCCCGGAACGTCCACGCGGAACTTCGCGCGCTGGGCGTCCGCGTGGAACTGGACGAACGAAACGAAAAGCTGGGCTTCAAAATTCGCGAAGCCCAGATGCAGAAGATCCCCTACATGCTCGTCGTCGGCGACCAGGAAGTGGAGGCCGGCGGCGTGCGGCCGCGGCGCCGCGATGGGAAGAGCCTGGACATCACGACTCCGCGGGAGTTTGCCGAACTCCTGGAACAGGAATGCCGTGAGGCGACGGGCGGGCGGGTCGGTCTGGGGATGATCTGA